Proteins encoded by one window of Mesorhizobium sp. INR15:
- a CDS encoding ABC transporter ATP-binding protein gives MFRFFRSTENQRLVMRLLQESFRKHRFGYGIAILSMLVVAGMTAASALVMRDITNEFVISKRITQINLIAAAVAAIFTIKGLATFVQSYFMSRVGNAIIAERQRKIYDHILAQGIEFYHSTSSSDLINRMTNNAQAARNVLDLVVTSYVRDLVTLIGLLLVMFVQQPVLSLVSFIVGPIAIYSVNRILKRVRKISEMEFRSIGQIVQVMQETAIGVRVVKSFNLEASMRKRMDKAVTDVENRANSIATLEAGTSPIMETLAGFAIAGVILVSGFLVVEGGQTPGRIMAFITALLLAYEPAKRLARVRIALETGIVGVRMMFQLADRPLTLAEKPDAEPLKAGPGEIRFDHVNFAYQDGPPVLDQFDLTIEPGKMTALVGPSGSGKSTMLNLIMRMYDPQGGKVLFDGQDISQVTLASLRAKIAYVSQDTFLFAGTVMHNIRLGREDATDAEVIAAAKAANAHAFISSMPKGYETDVGENGGLLSGGQRQRISIARAMLRNAEILLLDEATSALDAESEALFREALQQLTVGRTTIVIAHRLSTVHQADTIVVLEAGKVVESGAHRTLLNQGGLYQKLYEYQLMP, from the coding sequence TTGTTTCGTTTTTTCCGCTCGACGGAGAACCAGCGCCTTGTCATGAGGCTGCTTCAGGAATCCTTCCGCAAGCATAGGTTCGGCTACGGTATCGCCATCCTGTCGATGCTGGTGGTGGCCGGAATGACGGCGGCCAGCGCCCTGGTCATGCGCGACATTACCAATGAGTTCGTGATCTCGAAACGGATCACGCAGATCAACCTGATCGCCGCCGCAGTCGCCGCCATCTTCACCATCAAAGGCCTTGCGACCTTCGTCCAGAGCTATTTCATGAGCCGGGTCGGCAACGCCATCATCGCCGAGCGCCAGCGCAAGATCTATGATCACATCCTGGCGCAAGGCATCGAGTTCTACCACTCGACGTCATCGTCGGACCTGATCAACCGCATGACCAACAATGCGCAGGCCGCGCGCAATGTTCTCGATCTGGTGGTCACATCCTATGTGCGCGATCTGGTTACCCTGATCGGATTGCTGCTCGTCATGTTCGTCCAGCAACCGGTGCTGTCGCTGGTGTCGTTCATTGTCGGACCGATCGCCATCTACAGCGTCAACCGCATCCTGAAACGTGTCCGCAAGATTTCCGAAATGGAATTCCGCTCGATCGGCCAGATCGTGCAGGTCATGCAGGAAACGGCGATCGGCGTGCGGGTGGTCAAATCGTTCAATCTGGAAGCCTCCATGCGCAAGCGCATGGACAAGGCGGTTACCGATGTCGAGAACCGTGCCAACAGCATTGCGACACTGGAGGCCGGTACAAGCCCGATCATGGAAACGCTGGCCGGCTTTGCCATTGCCGGCGTCATCCTGGTCAGCGGTTTCCTTGTTGTCGAAGGTGGCCAGACCCCCGGCCGGATCATGGCCTTCATCACCGCGTTGCTGCTTGCTTACGAACCGGCAAAGCGCCTCGCGCGTGTCCGTATCGCGCTGGAAACCGGCATTGTTGGCGTACGGATGATGTTCCAATTGGCCGACCGGCCGCTGACGCTGGCCGAAAAGCCGGACGCCGAGCCACTCAAGGCCGGACCGGGCGAGATCCGTTTTGACCATGTCAACTTCGCCTACCAGGACGGACCCCCGGTCCTGGATCAGTTCGATCTGACCATCGAGCCGGGCAAGATGACAGCGCTGGTTGGCCCTTCGGGCAGTGGCAAGTCGACGATGCTGAACCTGATCATGCGCATGTACGACCCGCAAGGCGGCAAGGTTCTGTTCGACGGCCAGGACATTTCGCAGGTGACGCTGGCTTCGCTGCGGGCAAAGATCGCCTATGTCAGCCAGGATACGTTCCTGTTCGCCGGCACGGTGATGCACAACATCCGCCTCGGGCGCGAGGATGCGACGGACGCTGAAGTGATCGCTGCCGCCAAGGCCGCAAACGCGCATGCCTTCATCAGCAGCATGCCGAAGGGCTATGAGACGGATGTCGGCGAGAACGGCGGCCTGTTGTCAGGCGGCCAGCGCCAGCGCATCTCGATCGCGCGCGCCATGCTGCGCAATGCCGAAATCCTGCTGCTGGATGAAGCAACCAGCGCGCTCGATGCCGAATCGGAAGCGCTGTTCCGCGAAGCCCTGCAGCAGTTGACGGTCGGGCGCACCACCATCGTCATCGCGCACCGCCTGTCGACCGTTCACCAGGCCGACACGATCGTGGTGCTGGAAGCCGGCAAGGTGGTGGAGAGCGGCGCGCACCGAACCCTGCTCAATCAGGGCGGGCTGTATCAGAAGCTTTATGAATATCAGCTGATGCCGTGA
- the ilvD gene encoding dihydroxy-acid dehydratase → MPAYRSRTTTHGRNMAGARGLWRATGMKDSDFGKPIIAVVNSFTQFVPGHVHLKDLGQLVAREIEKAGGVAKEFNTIAVDDGIAMGHDGMLYSLPSRELIADSVEYMVNAHCADAMVCISNCDKITPGMLMASLRLNIPTVFVSGGPMEAGKVVLGGKTQALDLVDAMVAAADDKISDEDVKIIERSACPTCGSCSGMFTANSMNCLTEALGLSLPGNGSTLATHADRKRLFVEAGHLIVDLAQRYYEQDDETALPRNIASKGAFENAMTLDIAMGGSTNTVLHILAAAHEGEIDFDQDDIDMLSRRVPVLCKVAPAKSDVHMEDVHRAGGIMAILGQLDNAGLLNRDLPTVHTATLGEALDHWDISRTTSQSVRDFFLAAPGGVPTQVAFSQDRRWDELDLDRETGVIRSAKHPFSKDGGLAVLKGNLALDGCIVKTAGVDESILKFTGPARVFESQDASVKAILSNEIKAGDVVVIRYEGPRGGPGMQEMLYPTSYLKSKGLGKACALVTDGRFSGGTSGLSIGHASPEAAEGGLIGLVQEGDTIEIDIPNRTINLAVGDAELAARRVAMEARGAAAWKPEEKRKRKVTTALRAYASMATSAAKGAVRYVPE, encoded by the coding sequence ATGCCTGCCTATCGCTCCCGCACCACCACCCATGGCCGCAACATGGCCGGCGCCCGCGGCCTGTGGCGCGCCACCGGCATGAAGGACAGCGACTTCGGCAAGCCGATTATCGCGGTGGTCAATTCCTTCACCCAGTTCGTGCCGGGTCACGTCCACCTGAAGGACCTTGGCCAGCTGGTCGCGCGCGAGATTGAGAAGGCCGGCGGCGTCGCCAAGGAGTTCAACACCATCGCTGTCGATGACGGCATCGCCATGGGCCACGACGGCATGCTCTATTCACTGCCGTCGCGCGAACTGATCGCCGATTCCGTCGAATACATGGTCAACGCGCATTGCGCCGACGCCATGGTCTGCATCTCCAATTGCGACAAGATCACCCCCGGCATGCTGATGGCCTCGCTGCGCCTCAACATCCCGACCGTGTTCGTTTCCGGCGGGCCGATGGAAGCCGGCAAGGTGGTGCTGGGTGGCAAGACCCAGGCGCTCGACCTGGTCGATGCCATGGTCGCCGCCGCCGATGACAAGATTTCCGACGAGGACGTCAAGATCATCGAGCGTTCGGCTTGCCCAACCTGTGGCTCCTGCTCGGGCATGTTCACCGCCAATTCGATGAACTGCCTGACCGAAGCGCTCGGCCTGTCTCTGCCCGGCAACGGCTCGACGCTGGCCACTCATGCCGACCGCAAGCGGCTGTTCGTTGAGGCAGGTCACCTGATCGTCGATCTCGCCCAGCGCTACTACGAGCAGGATGACGAGACCGCGCTGCCGCGCAACATCGCTTCCAAGGGTGCGTTCGAGAACGCCATGACGCTCGACATCGCCATGGGCGGCTCGACAAACACCGTGCTGCATATCCTGGCTGCCGCGCATGAGGGCGAGATCGACTTTGACCAGGACGACATCGACATGCTGTCGCGGCGCGTCCCTGTTCTGTGCAAGGTCGCGCCCGCCAAGTCGGACGTGCATATGGAGGACGTCCATCGTGCCGGCGGCATCATGGCGATCCTTGGCCAGCTCGACAATGCCGGGCTGCTCAACCGCGACCTGCCAACGGTTCATACCGCGACGCTGGGCGAAGCGCTCGATCATTGGGACATTTCCCGCACCACCAGCCAGAGTGTCCGCGATTTCTTCCTGGCTGCCCCCGGTGGCGTGCCGACACAGGTGGCCTTCAGCCAGGACCGCCGCTGGGACGAACTCGATCTCGACCGCGAGACCGGCGTCATCCGCTCGGCCAAGCATCCCTTCTCCAAGGATGGCGGGCTTGCCGTGCTGAAAGGCAATCTGGCGCTCGACGGCTGTATCGTGAAGACCGCCGGCGTCGATGAATCGATCCTGAAGTTCACCGGGCCGGCGCGGGTCTTCGAAAGCCAGGACGCCAGCGTCAAGGCGATCCTCTCCAACGAGATCAAGGCCGGCGACGTCGTCGTCATCCGCTACGAGGGACCGCGCGGCGGCCCCGGCATGCAGGAAATGCTCTACCCCACCAGCTATCTGAAGTCGAAAGGCCTCGGCAAAGCCTGCGCTTTGGTCACCGACGGCCGCTTCTCCGGCGGCACCTCGGGCCTGTCGATCGGCCATGCCTCGCCGGAAGCGGCGGAAGGCGGGCTGATCGGACTGGTGCAGGAAGGCGACACGATCGAGATCGATATCCCCAACCGCACCATCAACCTCGCCGTCGGTGACGCTGAACTGGCTGCTCGCCGCGTGGCGATGGAGGCCAGGGGAGCGGCCGCCTGGAAGCCCGAGGAAAAGCGCAAGCGCAAGGTGACGACGGCACTGCGCGCCTATGCCTCGATGGCAACCAGCGCCGCCAAGGGCGCGGTAAGGTACGTGCCGGAATAG
- a CDS encoding helix-turn-helix transcriptional regulator, whose amino-acid sequence MNQLDATFAALADPTRRAILARLIQGDASVMELAEPFAMSQPSISKHLKVLENAGLISRGRDAQRRPCRLEAKPLAEANDWLERYRKIWEGNFTRLDALLGALKAEKNPGASEQ is encoded by the coding sequence ATGAACCAACTGGACGCTACTTTCGCAGCACTTGCCGATCCGACGCGGCGCGCCATTCTAGCCCGTCTCATCCAGGGGGATGCCTCGGTGATGGAACTGGCGGAGCCTTTCGCGATGAGCCAGCCCTCGATCTCCAAGCATCTCAAGGTGCTGGAAAATGCCGGATTGATTTCGCGCGGCCGCGATGCGCAGCGCCGGCCGTGCCGGCTGGAAGCGAAGCCGCTGGCCGAAGCCAATGACTGGCTGGAGCGCTACCGCAAGATCTGGGAAGGCAATTTTACCCGCCTCGACGCCTTGCTGGGCGCCTTGAAGGCCGAGAAAAATCCCGGCGCCAGCGAGCAATAG
- a CDS encoding SRPBCC family protein, which translates to MSTTSLPGSTVATLTVTTPSDREVQITRVFDAPRPMVFDCWTIPELLKGWLHGPDGWRLAVCEIDLRVGGATRYVWQHRDGQVMGMSGAYREIVRPSRLVATELFDEDWTGGETVGTVVFTEQTGKTLLTQTVLYASRAARDGALGTGMTGGMAESYAQLDAHLASLRAAAKGAA; encoded by the coding sequence TTGAGCACCACCAGCTTGCCCGGCTCGACCGTCGCCACATTGACCGTGACCACACCCAGCGACCGTGAGGTCCAGATCACCCGCGTGTTCGATGCGCCTCGCCCCATGGTGTTCGACTGCTGGACGATCCCGGAATTGCTGAAAGGCTGGCTGCATGGCCCGGACGGCTGGCGGCTGGCCGTCTGTGAAATCGACCTCAGGGTGGGCGGCGCCACGCGCTACGTGTGGCAGCACCGCGATGGCCAGGTCATGGGCATGAGCGGCGCCTACCGCGAGATCGTGCGTCCGAGCCGGCTCGTGGCCACCGAACTGTTCGACGAGGACTGGACCGGCGGCGAGACGGTGGGAACCGTGGTCTTCACCGAACAGACCGGAAAGACCTTGCTGACACAGACCGTGCTCTACGCCTCGCGGGCTGCCCGCGATGGTGCGCTTGGCACCGGCATGACGGGCGGCATGGCCGAGAGCTACGCCCAGCTCGATGCCCATCTTGCTTCCCTGCGGGCCGCCGCAAAAGGCGCGGCCTGA
- a CDS encoding VOC family protein, with product MQKITTFLWFDGEAEEAMNHYVSIFKNSKVLSVARWPQGHPQEGKVLVASFELDGVRFQALNGGPQYKFTEAMSLSIDCKTQAEVDHFWNKLTEGGGEPGPCGWLKDKFGVSWQVVPEQLPRLLQDPDRAKAGRVMNAMMQMKKIEIANLEEAATG from the coding sequence ATGCAAAAGATCACCACCTTCCTGTGGTTCGACGGCGAGGCCGAAGAGGCCATGAACCACTATGTCTCCATCTTCAAGAACTCGAAGGTGCTGAGCGTCGCCCGCTGGCCGCAAGGCCACCCTCAAGAAGGCAAAGTGCTTGTGGCCTCGTTCGAGCTCGACGGCGTGCGGTTCCAGGCGCTCAACGGCGGCCCGCAATACAAGTTCACCGAGGCCATGTCGCTCTCGATCGACTGCAAGACGCAGGCCGAGGTGGATCATTTCTGGAACAAACTGACCGAAGGCGGCGGCGAGCCGGGACCTTGTGGATGGCTGAAGGACAAGTTCGGCGTTTCCTGGCAGGTCGTGCCGGAACAGTTGCCACGACTGCTTCAGGACCCAGACCGAGCCAAGGCCGGACGGGTGATGAACGCGATGATGCAGATGAAAAAGATCGAGATCGCTAATTTGGAAGAGGCCGCGACGGGGTAA
- a CDS encoding peptide chain release factor 3, with translation MAEDIEQEVARRRTFAIIAHPDAGKTTLTEKLLLFGGAIQLAGEVKAKKDRIQTRSDWMKIERERGISVVTSVMTFEYEGNVFNLLDTPGHEDFADDTYRTLSAVDSAVMVIDAAKGIEPRTLKLFEVCRLRDIPIITFINKMDRESRDPFEILDEIEQKLALDTAPITWPIGRGKTFSGTYHLSQNAVRKGDGEKERTPVNGPDSNRVAGLLPENEREAFIEELELAREACRPLDLEAFREGHLTPVYFGSALRNYGVRDLIEALGAFGPPPRAQEADTRKVEATEDKMTSFVFKIQANMDPNHRDRIAFVRVCSGKLERGMKAKLVRTGKPMSLSAPQFFFARTRVTADEAFAGDVVGIPNHGTLRIGDTLTEGEEILFRGVPNFAPEILRRVRLGDAMKAKKLKEALHQMAEEGVVQLFSPEDGSPAIVGVVGALQLDVLKERLNFEYTLPVEFEMSRFSICRWISADDKLEVHRFIEAHRGDIARDLDNDPVFLAQHAFSLNYEAERWKAIKFATIKDYQVRDQAA, from the coding sequence TTGGCTGAAGACATCGAACAGGAAGTGGCGCGCCGCCGCACCTTCGCGATCATCGCGCACCCTGACGCCGGCAAGACCACGCTCACCGAAAAGCTGCTGCTGTTCGGCGGCGCCATCCAGCTTGCCGGTGAGGTCAAGGCCAAGAAGGACCGCATCCAGACCCGGTCCGACTGGATGAAGATCGAGCGCGAGCGCGGCATCTCGGTCGTCACCTCGGTGATGACTTTCGAATATGAAGGCAACGTCTTCAACCTGCTCGACACGCCCGGCCACGAGGATTTCGCCGACGATACCTACCGCACGCTGTCGGCCGTCGACTCGGCGGTGATGGTCATCGACGCCGCCAAGGGCATCGAGCCGCGCACGCTGAAACTGTTCGAGGTTTGCCGCCTGCGCGACATCCCGATCATCACCTTCATCAACAAGATGGACCGCGAAAGCCGCGATCCGTTCGAGATATTGGATGAGATCGAGCAAAAGCTGGCGCTCGACACCGCGCCCATCACCTGGCCGATCGGCCGTGGCAAGACCTTTTCCGGCACCTATCATCTCTCGCAGAACGCGGTGCGCAAGGGCGACGGCGAAAAGGAGCGCACGCCGGTCAACGGTCCCGATTCCAACCGCGTCGCCGGCCTGTTGCCGGAGAACGAGCGCGAAGCCTTCATCGAGGAGCTGGAGCTCGCGCGAGAAGCGTGCAGACCCCTTGATTTGGAAGCCTTCCGGGAAGGCCATCTGACGCCCGTCTATTTCGGTTCGGCGCTGCGTAACTATGGCGTTCGCGACCTGATCGAGGCGCTTGGCGCCTTCGGCCCGCCGCCGCGCGCGCAGGAGGCCGACACCCGCAAGGTCGAGGCGACCGAGGACAAGATGACCTCCTTCGTCTTCAAGATCCAGGCCAACATGGACCCCAACCACCGCGACCGCATTGCCTTTGTCCGCGTCTGCTCCGGCAAGCTCGAGCGCGGCATGAAGGCGAAGCTTGTGCGCACCGGCAAGCCAATGAGCCTGTCGGCGCCGCAATTCTTCTTTGCCCGCACCCGCGTGACCGCCGATGAAGCTTTCGCCGGCGACGTCGTCGGCATCCCCAACCACGGCACGCTGCGCATCGGCGACACGCTGACCGAAGGCGAGGAAATCCTGTTTCGCGGCGTGCCGAATTTCGCACCGGAAATCCTGCGCCGCGTCCGCCTTGGCGATGCCATGAAGGCCAAGAAGCTGAAGGAGGCACTGCACCAGATGGCCGAGGAAGGCGTCGTGCAGCTGTTCTCGCCGGAGGATGGCTCACCAGCCATCGTCGGTGTCGTTGGCGCGCTGCAACTCGATGTGCTGAAGGAACGGCTGAATTTCGAATATACGCTGCCGGTCGAATTCGAGATGTCGCGCTTTTCTATCTGCCGCTGGATTTCGGCCGACGACAAGCTGGAAGTCCACCGCTTCATCGAAGCGCATCGCGGCGACATCGCCCGCGATCTCGACAACGACCCGGTGTTCCTCGCCCAGCATGCCTTTTCGCTCAACTACGAAGCGGAGCGCTGGAAGGCGATCAAGTTTGCTACCATCAAGGACTATCAAGTTCGCGACCAGGCGGCCTGA
- a CDS encoding FAD-binding oxidoreductase yields MSTPKQVIVIGAGIIGASIAWHLVKAGARVTVITDSETGGIATPNSFAWINASFGNPEPYFRLRKRAMAEWNRLAKDLPGIPLTWCGSLCWDMPAAELEAYAAEHSSWGYGISRVDREQAARIEPNLVGLPGFALHVAEEGVAEPVSATRALLADAERHGARITAATVTALVETDGRISGVDTSHGLLSADEVVIAAGVGSPDIAATAGIKLPIETPPGLIVHSRPYKKLLNGLVLAERLHMRQTAEGRIIAGADFGGADPGDDADATAGALFAAMKAMLRDADGLELDFHTVGYRPTPIDGFPIIGRAEGADGLYVAVMHSGITLAPAVGLFAAREILDGERDPLLKPYGLARFAQ; encoded by the coding sequence ATGAGCACACCCAAGCAAGTCATCGTCATCGGCGCCGGCATCATCGGTGCCTCGATTGCCTGGCACCTGGTCAAGGCCGGCGCACGGGTGACCGTCATCACGGACAGCGAGACCGGCGGCATCGCCACGCCGAACTCGTTTGCCTGGATCAATGCGAGCTTTGGCAATCCCGAGCCGTATTTCCGATTGCGAAAGCGTGCCATGGCCGAATGGAACCGCCTGGCAAAGGACCTGCCAGGCATTCCCCTGACCTGGTGCGGCAGCCTGTGCTGGGACATGCCGGCGGCGGAATTGGAAGCCTATGCCGCTGAGCATTCCTCATGGGGTTATGGCATCAGCCGTGTCGACCGCGAGCAGGCGGCGCGCATCGAACCCAATCTCGTCGGGCTTCCCGGCTTCGCATTGCATGTCGCAGAAGAAGGCGTTGCCGAGCCCGTGTCGGCGACGCGCGCGCTGCTGGCGGATGCCGAGCGCCATGGTGCGCGTATCACCGCCGCAACAGTCACCGCGCTGGTCGAGACCGATGGCAGGATCAGCGGCGTCGACACCTCGCATGGGTTGCTGTCCGCCGATGAGGTGGTTATCGCGGCCGGCGTCGGCTCACCCGACATTGCCGCCACAGCCGGGATCAAGCTGCCGATCGAGACGCCGCCCGGCCTGATCGTCCACTCGCGCCCCTACAAGAAACTGCTCAACGGACTGGTGCTGGCCGAGCGGCTCCACATGCGCCAGACCGCCGAAGGCCGGATCATTGCCGGTGCGGATTTCGGCGGCGCCGATCCCGGTGACGACGCCGATGCAACAGCCGGCGCACTGTTCGCGGCGATGAAAGCCATGCTGCGCGATGCCGACGGACTGGAGCTGGATTTCCACACGGTCGGCTACCGGCCAACGCCGATCGACGGTTTTCCGATCATCGGCCGCGCCGAGGGTGCCGACGGCCTTTACGTCGCGGTCATGCATTCGGGCATCACGCTGGCACCGGCTGTCGGCTTGTTCGCCGCCAGGGAAATTCTCGATGGCGAACGCGATCCGCTGCTCAAGCCCTATGGGCTGGCGCGTTTCGCTCAATAG
- a CDS encoding amidase: MDIAFSSIAEIAAAIAKRKISAMEALDAHLAQVDAHNDTVNAVISLDREGARDRARKADAAQARGDVLGPLHGVPFTLKDMHDTAGMKTTVGFPPFADYAARQDSPVVARLKAAGGLLFAKTNVATMLGDWQSSNPLFGRTSNPWNLQRTPGGSSGGAAAALCAGMTPFEVGTDMQDSIRLPAAFCGVYGLKPTEHRISLAGAFPDPGGAARSVRLMSCLGPLARNVEDLALVYGIIAGPDDSDTDLAAVPVEKMPKVDLKTLRIAFAASIPGFPVAGEISAAVENLARQLQEAGAIVEQAKLPKLDPHDDLEQGGVLIGMMMEAAQPEAPRQPTSVSRWFEALARRDTSILAWDRFLDAYDALLCPVAMTTAFPHCEPGTPIRVDGKDESYRMLPAYGAVFNYSGNPALSMPCGQDREGLPIGLQLVGKRWSESRLLAIAQAMAPLTGGFARPPGY, translated from the coding sequence ATGGATATCGCGTTTTCCTCCATCGCCGAAATCGCGGCAGCAATTGCCAAGCGCAAGATTTCAGCAATGGAAGCACTGGATGCTCACCTTGCCCAGGTCGATGCGCATAACGACACGGTCAACGCCGTCATCTCGCTCGACCGTGAAGGAGCCCGCGATCGCGCGAGAAAGGCTGACGCGGCCCAGGCGCGCGGTGATGTTCTGGGGCCGCTGCATGGCGTGCCGTTCACGCTCAAGGATATGCATGATACGGCGGGCATGAAGACCACGGTCGGCTTCCCACCTTTCGCCGACTATGCCGCCAGGCAGGACAGTCCGGTGGTTGCAAGGTTGAAGGCCGCCGGCGGCCTGCTGTTCGCCAAGACCAATGTCGCCACCATGTTGGGCGACTGGCAGTCCAGCAATCCGCTGTTCGGCCGAACCAGCAATCCATGGAACCTTCAGCGCACGCCGGGTGGCTCCAGTGGCGGCGCGGCGGCGGCGTTATGCGCGGGCATGACGCCCTTCGAGGTCGGTACCGATATGCAGGATTCGATCCGCCTGCCTGCCGCCTTCTGTGGCGTCTACGGTCTCAAGCCAACCGAACATCGGATATCGCTGGCTGGCGCTTTTCCCGATCCGGGCGGTGCCGCGCGCAGCGTGCGGCTGATGTCCTGCCTCGGTCCGCTGGCGCGTAACGTGGAGGATCTGGCGCTTGTCTACGGGATTATCGCCGGGCCAGACGACAGCGATACCGACCTTGCGGCGGTGCCGGTCGAGAAGATGCCGAAGGTGGACCTCAAGACGTTGCGGATCGCTTTCGCCGCTTCCATCCCGGGATTCCCGGTGGCGGGCGAGATCAGTGCTGCCGTTGAAAACCTCGCCCGGCAGTTGCAGGAGGCAGGTGCGATCGTCGAACAGGCCAAACTGCCAAAACTCGATCCGCATGATGACCTGGAGCAGGGCGGTGTGCTGATCGGCATGATGATGGAGGCAGCGCAGCCCGAGGCGCCCAGGCAGCCGACCTCCGTTTCCCGTTGGTTCGAGGCGCTGGCTCGCCGCGACACGTCCATTCTTGCGTGGGACCGGTTTCTCGACGCCTATGACGCCCTGCTGTGTCCGGTTGCCATGACCACTGCCTTTCCGCATTGCGAGCCGGGAACGCCGATCAGGGTCGACGGCAAGGATGAGAGCTACCGGATGCTGCCGGCCTACGGCGCGGTGTTCAACTACAGCGGCAATCCCGCGCTTTCGATGCCATGCGGGCAGGACCGCGAAGGCCTGCCGATCGGCTTGCAGCTTGTCGGCAAGCGCTGGTCGGAATCCCGGCTTCTCGCTATCGCCCAGGCAATGGCGCCTCTGACCGGCGGCTTTGCCAGGCCTCCCGGCTATTGA